One Streptomyces sp. R28 DNA window includes the following coding sequences:
- the topA gene encoding type I DNA topoisomerase, which yields MSPTSETAQGGRRLVIVESPAKAKTIKGYLGPGYVVEASVGHIRDLPNGAAEVPEKYTGEVRRLGVDVEHDFEPIYVVNADKKAQVKKLKDLLKDSDELYLATDEDREGEAIAWHLQEVLKPKVPVKRMVFHEITKAAIQAAVANPRQLNQKLVDAQETRRILDRLYGYEVSPVLWKKVMPRLSAGRVQSVATRLVVERERERIAFRSAEYWDLTGTFATGRAGDSSDPSSLVARLQTVDGRRVAQGRDFDSLGQIKSANTLHLDEANARALAAALEQTQFSVRSVESKPYRRSPYAPFRTTTLQQEASRKLGFGAKATMQVAQKLYENGYITYMRTDSTTLSDTAIAAARAQVTQLYGADYLPPSPRTYAGKVKNAQEAHEAIRPSGDRFRTPAETGLTGDQFKLYELIWKRTVASQMKDATGNSVTVKIGGTAADGRDVEFSASGKTITFHGFLKAYVEGADDPNAELDDRERRLPQVNEGDALSAEEITVDGHATKPPARYTEASLVKELEEREIGRPSTYASIIGTILDRGYVFKKGTALVPSFLSFAVVNLLEKHFGRLVDYDFTARMEDDLDRIAAGQAQSVPWLRRFYFGETLPDSGSAGPAGGAADAGNGDGDHLGGLKELVTDLGAIDAREVSSFPVGNDIVLRVGRYGPYIERGEKDSENHQRADVPEDLAPDELSVELAEELLAKPSGDFELGADPQTGHQIIARDGRYGPYVTEVLPEGTPKTGKNAVKPRTASLFKSMSLDTVTLADALKLMSLPRVVGADAEGQEITAQNGRYGPYLKKGTDSRSLQTEDQLFTITLEEALEIYSQPKQRGRAAAKPPLKELGTDPVSEKPVVVKDGRFGPYVTDGETNATLRSGDSVETITPERGFELLAEKRAKAPAKKTAKKAPAKKATAKKAAPAKKTAAKKTAAKKTTTAAKKTTAKKATASKSTSED from the coding sequence TTGTCCCCGACCAGCGAGACCGCACAGGGCGGCCGCCGACTCGTCATCGTCGAGTCGCCTGCCAAGGCGAAGACGATCAAGGGCTACCTGGGCCCCGGCTACGTAGTCGAAGCGAGCGTCGGGCACATCCGCGACCTCCCCAACGGCGCCGCGGAGGTGCCGGAGAAGTACACCGGCGAGGTCCGCCGCCTCGGCGTGGACGTCGAGCACGACTTCGAGCCGATCTATGTGGTCAACGCCGACAAGAAGGCGCAGGTCAAGAAGCTCAAGGACCTGCTGAAGGACTCCGACGAGCTCTACCTCGCCACCGATGAGGACCGCGAGGGCGAGGCCATCGCGTGGCACCTCCAGGAAGTGCTCAAGCCCAAGGTCCCGGTCAAGCGGATGGTCTTCCACGAGATCACCAAGGCCGCGATCCAGGCCGCCGTCGCCAACCCGCGCCAGCTCAACCAGAAGCTCGTCGACGCCCAGGAGACCCGCCGCATCCTCGACCGCCTCTACGGCTACGAGGTCTCGCCGGTCCTCTGGAAGAAGGTCATGCCGCGCCTGTCGGCGGGCCGTGTCCAGTCCGTCGCCACACGACTCGTGGTGGAGCGGGAACGCGAGCGCATCGCGTTTCGTTCTGCTGAGTACTGGGACCTGACGGGCACCTTCGCGACCGGCCGCGCGGGAGATTCGTCGGACCCGTCGTCGCTGGTCGCCCGCCTGCAGACCGTCGACGGCAGGCGGGTCGCGCAGGGCCGCGACTTCGACTCCCTGGGACAAATCAAGAGCGCGAACACCCTCCACCTCGACGAGGCGAACGCCCGCGCCCTGGCCGCCGCCCTGGAGCAGACGCAGTTCTCCGTCCGGTCCGTCGAGTCCAAGCCGTACCGCCGCTCGCCGTACGCCCCGTTCCGTACGACGACGCTGCAGCAGGAGGCGAGCCGCAAGCTCGGCTTCGGCGCGAAGGCCACCATGCAGGTCGCGCAGAAGCTGTACGAGAACGGCTACATCACCTACATGCGTACGGACTCCACGACGCTGAGCGACACCGCCATCGCGGCCGCCCGCGCCCAGGTCACGCAGCTTTACGGCGCCGACTACCTGCCGCCGTCCCCGCGGACGTACGCCGGGAAGGTCAAGAACGCGCAGGAGGCGCACGAGGCGATCCGCCCCTCCGGCGACCGCTTCCGCACGCCTGCCGAGACCGGGCTGACCGGCGACCAGTTCAAGCTCTACGAGCTGATCTGGAAGCGGACCGTCGCATCCCAGATGAAGGACGCGACCGGTAACTCGGTCACGGTCAAGATCGGCGGCACGGCGGCCGACGGGCGGGACGTCGAGTTCAGCGCGTCCGGCAAGACGATCACCTTCCACGGCTTCCTGAAGGCCTACGTCGAGGGCGCCGACGACCCGAACGCCGAGCTGGACGACCGCGAGCGTCGGCTGCCGCAGGTCAACGAGGGCGACGCGCTGAGCGCCGAGGAGATCACGGTCGACGGGCACGCCACCAAGCCCCCGGCCCGCTACACCGAGGCGTCGCTGGTCAAGGAGCTGGAAGAGCGCGAGATCGGCCGCCCGTCGACGTACGCGTCGATCATCGGCACGATCCTCGACCGCGGCTACGTGTTCAAGAAGGGCACGGCGCTCGTCCCGTCCTTCCTGTCCTTCGCCGTGGTCAACCTCCTGGAGAAGCACTTCGGGCGGCTCGTGGACTACGACTTCACCGCCAGGATGGAGGACGACCTCGACCGCATCGCGGCCGGTCAGGCGCAGTCCGTGCCGTGGCTGAGGCGGTTCTACTTCGGTGAGACGCTGCCGGACAGCGGCTCCGCGGGCCCGGCGGGCGGCGCGGCCGACGCCGGCAACGGCGACGGGGACCACCTCGGCGGCCTCAAGGAACTGGTGACCGACCTGGGCGCGATCGACGCGCGCGAGGTGTCCTCGTTCCCGGTGGGCAACGACATCGTGCTCCGGGTCGGCCGCTACGGCCCGTACATCGAGCGCGGTGAGAAGGACTCCGAGAACCACCAGCGGGCGGACGTGCCCGAGGACCTGGCCCCGGACGAGCTGTCCGTCGAGCTCGCGGAGGAACTGCTCGCCAAGCCGAGCGGCGACTTCGAACTCGGCGCCGACCCGCAGACCGGCCACCAGATCATCGCCCGCGACGGCCGCTACGGCCCGTACGTCACCGAGGTGCTCCCCGAGGGCACCCCGAAGACCGGCAAGAACGCCGTCAAGCCGCGTACGGCCTCGCTGTTCAAGTCGATGTCCCTGGACACGGTGACGCTCGCGGACGCGCTCAAGCTGATGTCGTTGCCGCGTGTCGTGGGCGCCGACGCCGAGGGCCAGGAGATCACCGCGCAGAACGGCCGCTACGGGCCGTATCTGAAGAAGGGCACGGACTCGCGCTCGCTGCAGACCGAGGACCAGCTCTTCACGATCACGCTCGAAGAGGCGCTGGAGATCTACTCCCAGCCCAAGCAGCGTGGCCGGGCCGCCGCCAAGCCGCCGCTGAAGGAGCTGGGCACCGACCCGGTCAGCGAGAAGCCGGTCGTGGTCAAGGACGGTCGCTTCGGGCCGTACGTCACCGACGGGGAGACCAACGCGACCCTGCGCTCCGGCGACAGCGTCGAGACGATCACCCCGGAGCGCGGCTTCGAGCTGCTCGCCGAGAAGCGCGCGAAGGCTCCCGCCAAGAAGACGGCGAAGAAGGCCCCCGCGAAGAAGGCGACCGCCAAGAAGGCCGCCCCGGCCAAGAAGACGGCCGCCAAGAAGACCGCGGCGAAGAAGACGACGACGGCCGCGAAGAAGACGACCGCGAAGAAGGCGACGGCGTCGAAGTCGAC